Genomic DNA from Paenibacillus sp. MBLB1832:
AGCGCGTATCTTCAAGTAATTCCAGCGCTTGCAGCTCCGATTCATCAAGCATCGTCAATTGTACTCTGCGCTCTTCCTCGCCCGTTTGGGCACGCTCCAGCCATTTCTGCATCGTGGCAATCGCACGGTGCAGCTCTAGATTCGCAGCATGAATCGCCACATCACTGAGCTCGTTCAATGTAAATTGAACAAATTCCTGTTCAAATGGTTCAATGCCAGATTGTGCAACCAAACCTGCATTTCCATTGATTTTACCTTCAGCAGCCAAATAGCTTGAAATTGGATAAATGCGCGGATGGCGGATGCCATGCTGCACTAAATTCGTCTCTACGTGCTTCACAACTCCAGCTAGTTCTTCGGAACTAGCCGCCAAATCAGCGGCATTGACGATAAAGAACATTTTATCCATTTCAAAGCTGTCCTTCACACGACCGAGCTGTAGCAGAAATTCACGATCAGCTTGGGAAAACGCATGATTGTAGTACGTGACGAAAAGAATCGCGTCCGCGTTTTTGATATAGTTAAACGCAACGCCGGTATGACGCGCATTGATCGAATCCGCTCCTGGCGTATCAACGAAAATAATGCCTTGATCCGTCAGTGGATTCGAATAATATAATTCAATCCATTCAACGAAACAGGATTTGTGCTCTTCCGCGACATAACCGGAGAACTCGTCTTTCGTAATTTTCAGTTCTGTGCCCAAATGGCTTTCAGCGGCTGTCCAGCCTTTCTCCACAGCTTTCAAAAATGAGAAATGCGGCTTACCTTTGGCCGTCACATCGGCTGGTGATAGCTTGCCTATCCCCTTCAATGCAGACGTCATATCCGTTGCTTGAACACCCAAGATGTTCAAGGAGTACAGTACATCCTCCAGGATCGCTGCCGCCTTCTTCATCTTGACCTTCGCTGTGCCATGTGGCCAGCCTTCCTGCGGCGGCATGATCTTATTGATTGCCGCCGTGGTTGGGTTCGGCGACACGGGCAGTACGCGTTCACCAATCAACGCATTGGCGAACGAGGATTTGCCTGCGCTGAACGCGCCGAACAGCGCAATCGTGAACGTCCGCTGGCGCAGACGTTCCGCTTTCTCGCGCATGGATCGAGCGAGCGACTTCATCGACGACATGCCGTCGATGAGGTGAGCGGCCGCCTGCAAGTCGGCGGCCTTGCGCTCCATGCGCTTCCCGCGTTCACCCGCGGTGAACGCGCTTGCTAGTGGCGCAGCTGCCTCTTTAGGAGCAGCTGCGGTGCTTCCAGCCGCCGAAGCGGTAGCTGCGGCCTGCAAGATCGTGCCCATGGAGGTCACGTGCAGACTTGCCCCGCCCAGCGGGGCAGCTGACGGCTCCTCCATGGCTGTGTAGAGCTGCGCATCCGGCAGCGCCGGCGCAGCGGGTCTTGCCCAGCTGGCTTTGCGCAGCAGCTGGGCCTCTGCCGCCGCCTCGGCTTCCTCGAGGCGGGCGAGCTCGCGGCAGGCCCTCAGCCTGCCGCTCAGGGCTTCCAGCGCCGCCGCAAGCGCAGCCGCGGCAGCGGTAGAGCCATCGCGGACGGCAGACGCGATGAGATTAATCACCGCAAACGCCTGTTTGCGGTATTGCAGCTTGATTTCCCCAGCCAACTGCTTCATGTAGTTGAGCGTATATTCACCGCCGAAGGTTGCACCCGTGTTCACTTGCGATATTAATAATTCGCTCGTGACTTCAACCTTCAACGCCTCAATATACTGAATGAGCAGCGGATCATGAAGACCTTGCTCTTGTGCAGCTTTTTTCAATCCATCCCGCAAATGCCAATCCAACTGCGCCTCTACCTGCTCAGCCAAATTGGCTTGAAACGCCGTTAGACGTTTCTCCATTTCCGCTGCGGTTTGAGCCGCTCGCGAGAAAAAGCCAACCTTAAACCCAGGCTTGCGGCTCTCTAAAAACGTATGAGCCGCATCCCGAGTTAACGCAGGGGTAATATTCGCATTTTCGATAATGGACGTAACATCTTTACGGAGTTCAAGCGTTAACGTTTCAGGAAGAGCATTCAGTGCAGCAAGTTCCTCTTGCTTTGAAGCTGCTTGAGCTTGAAGCTCGGCCACATCGCCTTCTTGACTGATCTGTTCCATGAGCTCCGCCTTTTGCGGTTCATGCTGTTCAGCCAACCATTTGCCATGCTCAGCGGTCAAGAAGCGTGCCGAAGCATCGATGCTGTAACTACGTAATTCGTCCCCTTGGTCGATAAGACGTCCTAACAGCCATTGGAGCTTTCTGTACTCATTATGAGGGTGCGCAGGCTCTTTCATTGTCACATAAAGCAAGCCGTCAGGTTCAATCCCCCAATGTAAGAACGCCGAATGCGTTCCAGATTGATACTGAGCGAAGGGCAACTCCCACTCTTTATGCTTATCAATCATATTCACGACGAGATAGAGCGGTTTCCCCCACTCTTTCATCTTCTTGGTAAATGCTAAATTCACTTCAGATTGAACATGGTTATAGTCCATAACATAGAACACGACGTCCGCCAAGTGCAGCGCGGATTCTGTGGACTGATGATGCGCATCGTCCGTCGAATCAATCCCTGGCGTATCCAACAACGCGGTATGTTCTCCTAAAAAGGTGATCGGATACGTAATTTCCACCGTTTCAATATCCGTTCCGTTCACACAATACGCTTCAAGCTCGGTCAATGGTATCGTCGTCGTCTTCCCTCGCGCGCCGATCACGCCATCGTTTGTTTTGTGTGTGACATGCGCGCCAGGATTCCCATTACGAATGCTAACGATATTCGCACTAGTCGGAATCGGACTCGAAGGCAGCAAAGCATGTCCGCACAGCTGATTGATCAAAGTCGACTTTCCTGCTGAGAAATGTCCACAGAACGCGATATTCATCCGGCCGCTCTCGATTTTTTCTAATAATTGCCCCATTTTCGTTGCATTCACTTCATCGCCAGCAAGCTGAAGCGCCTGCTTCATCTTTTCTATCGCCTCTGGCATGACCTCGATGCTCTTTTCCACCAATTGCGTCATTGTCGTCCAATCTCTCCTCTTCATAGAAAAAAATCTCCCAAAGGGAGATTAGGTATTACGTAAGAGCCACTTTTTCTTTTTCTGGTAAGAAAATTTCGAACACATCACGGTGTTGAAGAATCGTAATATCGGAGTCTTTGACCTTCATCACGACAACCTCGGATTTTGTTTTCATTTTGTCTATGTAATTTTGAGGAACCTCACCGGATTCACTGACGGTTACACCCTCAATGATTTTTTCCTCATTATCAGCTAGTGGTGTATTAATAACCTGCTCATAAATATCGGAGAACAATTCAAAGCTATTCGTATATACGGCGATACATTTCATTTCAATCCCATCCTTTGTCAGCATTTCATTTGTTTGTAATAGTTTTCCTAGTTGGCTTCGGTTTCATACGTTTCTTGCCCTCACGGCAATTGTCCAATAAGGGACATAACATACAATTCGGGTTCTGAGCCTTACAGTGATATCGACCGAAAAAAATCAACCGATGATGTGTTTGCGTCCATTCTTCTCGCGGTACTTTCTTCATGAGCTTCTTTTCAACTTCAAGCACCGAATCATCTGCGCCAACAAGACCTAAACGTTTAGAAACACGTTCCACATGCGTATCTACAGCTATTGCAGGAACACCGAATGCGTTCGACATGACAACATTGGCCGTTTTGCGACCGACGCCTGGCAATTCCACCAATTGCTCATGCTTCTCAGGAATTTCGCCACCGAACTTGTCCAGTAGCAACTGACACAGCTTATGAATGTGACTAGCCTTATTTCGAAAAAGCCCAATCCTCCGAATGTCTTGCTCTAATTCCTCTAATGGAACTGCCAAATAATCTTCGGGTCGCTTATATTTCTGAAACAAGTCCTTCGTAACTTTATTCACGGTCTCATCGGTACATTGTGCAGATAACAGAACAGCAATCGTCAATTCGAACGGATTACTGTGGTTTAGTTCACAATGCGCATCTGGGAAGAGCTCTCCAATGGTATCCAGAATATGTCTAACTGCCTTCTGTGTCATAGCTGATCTTCCTTAGGGTCGTAATATTCTTCAGTTTAGCGAATTGTAGGGTCAGAATCAATCCTTGAAAGCGTCAAAATGCGAACATTTTCTAAAAAAACATCAATTTTTTTTGAAATGAATGAAAAACCCGCCTGATCGAGAAGATAACCTTCTCCCAATCAGACGGATCTAACGAAAGCTTTGTTCAAAAATTATTTTTCGATCTCTACAATTTTGTTATCAAGGACATAGATCGTCACCTGTTCACCACTTACGAATGCTGAAGGTGAGACAACGGTAGTTCCTTTGTGTGCATATACGCGGGAGAAGACGTTATACGTCGTTTGATCGCCCGCACCAGCTGCTTTCACATAAAATTGGCCAAGAGATGAGCTGTAACTATCAACTTCCCGTTTAGAAGCGATGGCAACCTGAATGTGCATAGTGCCATCAGCAGCGCCTTTCATCACTTGGACACGATCTCCAACTTTTATGGAGGAGAAGCTCCAGCTTGTGCCGCCGTTTAACGTCACATCATATTTGCTGCCTGCATTCACAACTTGACTTTTCCCTGTAAAATCTTGGACTGTAAGGCTCCCGCTAGCCGCATTAACAGCTGTAACTTTCCCTCTTACCGGGGTAATAACTTCCGCTTGTGTCACGGCAAGCCCTTTGAACGATAACTTCACATAATCTTCAATTGCAAAGTCAGCAATCGTCCCCGTGCTGCCGTCTCCTTTGACAATTGGAACACCATCCAGCGCAACGCTGAACGTTTTGTTCGCGGAATCAAGTACAGTCACTTGTTTCAAATTTGGATTCAATAGAATCGTTTTGAACACAGCGGTTTGACTCGTCACGATTTTCGTAATTGTTGATTGATCGAAGCTAAGAATTAGACTAATATTATCGCCGACTTTCAAATCTGCAAACGTACTGCCAGGCTTATTCGCAAGCTCAACCGTTGTATTGCTATTCAATTTAAAAGTTAGGCTTTGACCACTGCTTGTTTTTATAGTCACATCATTGGTCTGCACATTTAATTGCGTTAACGCTCCGTCCAATTGGGAGGACAATTGGATTTGCTTCACATTTTTATTGGATACTTGGATGTCTACGAATTTACCTCTCGTAAAAATACCGTTGAAGGAACTGAACGGCAATATAGTTCCTGCATAGTTAATTGTTAAATCATCATTCAGTTTATAAGCATTTGGATTACCTTCGCTATCCGTAACCGTTAAAATTTTAGATGAGTCCGAATAATCAATAATTTTAGCAAAAGAAACATTTTCAATCGAACGATTCGTTACTGTAATTTTCGTCACTTTATTATTCAAAACATCAAGCTTCAGCTGATCGCCGACAGTTAAATCATAGATACTCGCGTTCGCTAAACCACTGATAACGACGCGTGTATTATTGCTTAACTCGTAAGCATCCACTGTTTTACCCGACGTTTTATTAATGAGAATGGTAGACTTATCATCACTTAATTGTTTGAAGCTGCCTTCAACCGTTGTTCCAACGTCTGCTTGCTTCTTCACCACGATTTTGACGATCTCGCTGTTCTTCACGGTATATTCCAACGTGTCGCCAATGTGTATCGAATCAACCGTAATCAAGGTAGTGTCTGCTAGCGTCGCAATGACATTGCTCGAGAAACCGAAAGTCTCCACCTCTCCAGAGGAAGCCTCCAGCATGGAAAGTTGCATCGCATTTTTGTCTAACGCTTGAATTTCGCCCACCGATGTTTTGTTAACTGGAATTTGTTTCACGACGATTGACGTATATTTATCGCTTTCCACGAGCTGACTCTTGCGTATTTGAATCGTGCTGCCCTTAATAATAT
This window encodes:
- a CDS encoding dynamin family protein, whose amino-acid sequence is MKRRDWTTMTQLVEKSIEVMPEAIEKMKQALQLAGDEVNATKMGQLLEKIESGRMNIAFCGHFSAGKSTLINQLCGHALLPSSPIPTSANIVSIRNGNPGAHVTHKTNDGVIGARGKTTTIPLTELEAYCVNGTDIETVEITYPITFLGEHTALLDTPGIDSTDDAHHQSTESALHLADVVFYVMDYNHVQSEVNLAFTKKMKEWGKPLYLVVNMIDKHKEWELPFAQYQSGTHSAFLHWGIEPDGLLYVTMKEPAHPHNEYRKLQWLLGRLIDQGDELRSYSIDASARFLTAEHGKWLAEQHEPQKAELMEQISQEGDVAELQAQAASKQEELAALNALPETLTLELRKDVTSIIENANITPALTRDAAHTFLESRKPGFKVGFFSRAAQTAAEMEKRLTAFQANLAEQVEAQLDWHLRDGLKKAAQEQGLHDPLLIQYIEALKVEVTSELLISQVNTGATFGGEYTLNYMKQLAGEIKLQYRKQAFAVINLIASAVRDGSTAAAAALAAALEALSGRLRACRELARLEEAEAAAEAQLLRKASWARPAAPALPDAQLYTAMEEPSAAPLGGASLHVTSMGTILQAAATASAAGSTAAAPKEAAAPLASAFTAGERGKRMERKAADLQAAAHLIDGMSSMKSLARSMREKAERLRQRTFTIALFGAFSAGKSSFANALIGERVLPVSPNPTTAAINKIMPPQEGWPHGTAKVKMKKAAAILEDVLYSLNILGVQATDMTSALKGIGKLSPADVTAKGKPHFSFLKAVEKGWTAAESHLGTELKITKDEFSGYVAEEHKSCFVEWIELYYSNPLTDQGIIFVDTPGADSINARHTGVAFNYIKNADAILFVTYYNHAFSQADREFLLQLGRVKDSFEMDKMFFIVNAADLAASSEELAGVVKHVETNLVQHGIRHPRIYPISSYLAAEGKINGNAGLVAQSGIEPFEQEFVQFTLNELSDVAIHAANLELHRAIATMQKWLERAQTGEEERRVQLTMLDESELQALELLEDTRYDAESKELSKEIQELMYYVKQRAMFRFGELFNYAFNPSTFRDEVNDPKTALQFAWNELVRLIAHDLSQEALATTLRVEKRMNLISANRMNRWGEELGLLLEGFERASYESHAFVTPEIATKLEAGDVTLKLLQSFFKNAKQFFEGDGKSKLRAELENRIGAPVVACIEQMTSELVEAYSNQLEAWLIAQKVIMEQAVKDHADGLRQALQMKIDLDELISKQHQLKAFV
- a CDS encoding NAD/NADP transhydrogenase alpha subunit; this encodes MKCIAVYTNSFELFSDIYEQVINTPLADNEEKIIEGVTVSESGEVPQNYIDKMKTKSEVVVMKVKDSDITILQHRDVFEIFLPEKEKVALT
- the nth gene encoding endonuclease III, with the protein product MTQKAVRHILDTIGELFPDAHCELNHSNPFELTIAVLLSAQCTDETVNKVTKDLFQKYKRPEDYLAVPLEELEQDIRRIGLFRNKASHIHKLCQLLLDKFGGEIPEKHEQLVELPGVGRKTANVVMSNAFGVPAIAVDTHVERVSKRLGLVGADDSVLEVEKKLMKKVPREEWTQTHHRLIFFGRYHCKAQNPNCMLCPLLDNCREGKKRMKPKPTRKTITNK
- a CDS encoding S-layer homology domain-containing protein — translated: MTNKKLASAVLTSLIITSLAGTPVLAAPVTTTSTSTTSASTVRLSFNDVSSDYWGIRHISKLALEGVIQGVADGIYDPEKAVSQQDVLIMATRMMGLQSEVDSLTSETVFPDFMLVDKYARNYVAVALQKGLISTADEKLRSSGAPKGEIWGQKKATREWVAEVVIRAIGKASMASNLAGSASSFTDKNQISTATLGFVNAAVALKIVDGFEDGSFQPRGAVTRAQMATFLSRSQKNLTTLPDRAVKGYMTSLTSGSIAIMDGNGNTSTYKLSPNTKFFGTADDKAISSKDLQETYEVSLVQVNGTAYYVEILNDELHMDVHEGQLLKLNLTTMKVTLDDFESYDLASDVSVTDVDGRGLSLGDIIKGSTIQIRKSQLVESDKYTSIVVKQIPVNKTSVGEIQALDKNAMQLSMLEASSGEVETFGFSSNVIATLADTTLITVDSIHIGDTLEYTVKNSEIVKIVVKKQADVGTTVEGSFKQLSDDKSTILINKTSGKTVDAYELSNNTRVVISGLANASIYDLTVGDQLKLDVLNNKVTKITVTNRSIENVSFAKIIDYSDSSKILTVTDSEGNPNAYKLNDDLTINYAGTILPFSSFNGIFTRGKFVDIQVSNKNVKQIQLSSQLDGALTQLNVQTNDVTIKTSSGQSLTFKLNSNTTVELANKPGSTFADLKVGDNISLILSFDQSTITKIVTSQTAVFKTILLNPNLKQVTVLDSANKTFSVALDGVPIVKGDGSTGTIADFAIEDYVKLSFKGLAVTQAEVITPVRGKVTAVNAASGSLTVQDFTGKSQVVNAGSKYDVTLNGGTSWSFSSIKVGDRVQVMKGAADGTMHIQVAIASKREVDSYSSSLGQFYVKAAGAGDQTTYNVFSRVYAHKGTTVVSPSAFVSGEQVTIYVLDNKIVEIEK